One Myripristis murdjan chromosome 17, fMyrMur1.1, whole genome shotgun sequence DNA segment encodes these proteins:
- the LOC115374715 gene encoding acyl-CoA-binding domain-containing protein 5A-like isoform X1, with protein MAQEEDKSSLEAKFAAAVRVIRSLPEDGPFQPSDEMMLMFYSYYKQATLGPCNIPRPAGFWDSRGKAKWDAWNSLGNMTKEEAMMNYVDDIQLILETIPISDEVTDLVEKLGNFYTEVDGAEAKDAENEVDKRSFTRPFAKDADELLKPFTKPIMEGFGDLWDDIQNIQDKESNAHGISVSSEETEESKGNIKMERKEEINDSGKGEEEASADEEEDNIEDEEEEEQGWRSADSGLLRVEDRRWRSDTRGSGSSMDPSMSSITNGTHSSLNSELEEEELACSIEPGVESSSYMHFNGHLSDHSDMIPEKNYRATDSDNEEFCDSMEHLAMEEGLGTSKVPSSGPQAASARRKDLWVDSKTPVNGSDDQALEEKPHIEEGICTIQHNSSLSRGRGSQSPRTACASHLCVNVEAACCCISQNRLSVSPAQGNINEQIAVALLRLQDDMAHVLHRLHTLEVLTVSQSRSPSPRQEDSLSLARQKVIAAHHHSSVFLQFHRQSWWPFHLSPVTVVLTTIWPLIAHWLVHLYLQWKRRKII; from the exons ATGgcgcaggaggaggacaaatcCAGCCTGGAGGCAAAATTTGCTGCCGCAGTTAGAGTGATCCGGAGTTTGCCTGAAGATG GTCCTTTCCAGCCTTCTGATGAAATGATGCTGATGTTCTATAGTTACTACAAGCAGGCCACCTTAGGGCCCTGCAACATCCCCAGACCCGCCGGCTTCTGGGATTCTCGTGGGAAAGCCAAATG GGATGCGTGGAACTCTTTAGGAAATATGACAAAGGAGGAAGCCATGATGAATTATGTTGATGACATCCAGCTG ATTCTGGAGACAATCCCGATCTCAGATGAAGTCACAGACCTGGTAGAGAAGCTTGGGAACTTCTACACAGAGGTGGACGGAGCAGAAGCGAAAGATGCAGAAAATGAGGTGGACAAGAGGTCCTTCACCCGGCCTTTTGCAAAAGACGCAG ATGAGTTGCTGAAGCCGTTCACAAAACCAATAATGGAAG GCTTTGGGGATCTGTGGGATGATATACAAAACATCCAAGACAAAGAAAGCAATgctcatggcatatctgtcagtagtgaggagacagaggaaagcaagggaaatataaaaatggagagaaaagaggaaattaaTGATTCGGGGAAAGGTGAGGAAGAGGCGAGTGctgatgaagaagaagacaatatagaagatgaagaggaagaggaacaag GGTGGAGGAGCGCTGACTCGGGGCTGCTAAGGGTGGAGGACAGGAGGTGGAGGTCTGACACCAGGGGGTCCGGCAGCAGCATGGATCCCAGCATGTCCTCCATCACCAACGGGACACACAGCTCCCTCAACAGTGAGCTGGAAGAGGAGGAACTGGCCTGCTCCATTGAGCCCGGTGTAGAGAGCAGCTCCTACATGCACTTCAACGGACACCTCAGTG ATCACAGTGATATGATTCCCGAGAAGAACTACCGAGCCACAGACTCAGATAACGAAGAATTTTGTGACTCAATGGAGCATCTAGCCATGGAAGAG gGGTTGGGTACATCAAAAGTCCCGTCGTCCGGACCACAAGCTGCCTCCGCAAGGCGAAAAGACCTTTGGGTTGACAGCAAGACGCCAGTGAATGGAAGTGACGATCAGGCACTCGAGGAAAAACCCCATATTGAAGAGGGGATCTGCACAATCCAGCACAACAGCTCCTTGTCAAGAGGAAGAG GATCTCAGTCTCCGCGGACCGCCTGTGCTTCTCACCTGTGTGTCAACGTAGAGGCGGCCTGTTGTTGCATCTCACAGAACAGGCTGTCTGTCAGCCCTGCCCAGGGAAACATCAACGAGCAGATTGCCGTGGCGCTGCTGAGGCTGCAGGACGACATGGCCCATGTGCTGCACAGGCTGCACACGCTGGAGGTGCTCACTGTGTCCCAG TCAAGATCACCTTCGCCAAGGCAGGAAGATTCCCTATCCCTTGCACGACAG aaagtgaTAGCAGCCCATCATCACAGTTCTGTATTTTTACAGTTCCACAGGCAGTCTTGGTGGCCTTTTCACTTGTCTCCAGTTACGGTGGTGTTGACCACAATCTGGCCCCTCATTGCCCATTGGCTGGTGCACCTCTACTTACAGTGGAAGAGAAG GAAAATCATTTGA
- the LOC115374715 gene encoding acyl-CoA-binding domain-containing protein 5A-like isoform X2, producing the protein MAQEEDKSSLEAKFAAAVRVIRSLPEDGPFQPSDEMMLMFYSYYKQATLGPCNIPRPAGFWDSRGKAKWDAWNSLGNMTKEEAMMNYVDDIQLILETIPISDEVTDLVEKLGNFYTEVDGAEAKDAENEVDKRSFTRPFAKDADELLKPFTKPIMEGFGDLWDDIQNIQDKESNAHGISVSSEETEESKGNIKMERKEEINDSGKGEEEASADEEEDNIEDEEEEEQGWRSADSGLLRVEDRRWRSDTRGSGSSMDPSMSSITNGTHSSLNSELEEEELACSIEPGVESSSYMHFNGHLSDHSDMIPEKNYRATDSDNEEFCDSMEHLAMEEGLGTSKVPSSGPQAASARRKDLWVDSKTPVNGSDDQALEEKPHIEEGICTIQHNSSLSRGRGSQSPRTACASHLCVNVEAACCCISQNRLSVSPAQGNINEQIAVALLRLQDDMAHVLHRLHTLEVLTVSQSRSPSPRQEDSLSLARQFHRQSWWPFHLSPVTVVLTTIWPLIAHWLVHLYLQWKRRKII; encoded by the exons ATGgcgcaggaggaggacaaatcCAGCCTGGAGGCAAAATTTGCTGCCGCAGTTAGAGTGATCCGGAGTTTGCCTGAAGATG GTCCTTTCCAGCCTTCTGATGAAATGATGCTGATGTTCTATAGTTACTACAAGCAGGCCACCTTAGGGCCCTGCAACATCCCCAGACCCGCCGGCTTCTGGGATTCTCGTGGGAAAGCCAAATG GGATGCGTGGAACTCTTTAGGAAATATGACAAAGGAGGAAGCCATGATGAATTATGTTGATGACATCCAGCTG ATTCTGGAGACAATCCCGATCTCAGATGAAGTCACAGACCTGGTAGAGAAGCTTGGGAACTTCTACACAGAGGTGGACGGAGCAGAAGCGAAAGATGCAGAAAATGAGGTGGACAAGAGGTCCTTCACCCGGCCTTTTGCAAAAGACGCAG ATGAGTTGCTGAAGCCGTTCACAAAACCAATAATGGAAG GCTTTGGGGATCTGTGGGATGATATACAAAACATCCAAGACAAAGAAAGCAATgctcatggcatatctgtcagtagtgaggagacagaggaaagcaagggaaatataaaaatggagagaaaagaggaaattaaTGATTCGGGGAAAGGTGAGGAAGAGGCGAGTGctgatgaagaagaagacaatatagaagatgaagaggaagaggaacaag GGTGGAGGAGCGCTGACTCGGGGCTGCTAAGGGTGGAGGACAGGAGGTGGAGGTCTGACACCAGGGGGTCCGGCAGCAGCATGGATCCCAGCATGTCCTCCATCACCAACGGGACACACAGCTCCCTCAACAGTGAGCTGGAAGAGGAGGAACTGGCCTGCTCCATTGAGCCCGGTGTAGAGAGCAGCTCCTACATGCACTTCAACGGACACCTCAGTG ATCACAGTGATATGATTCCCGAGAAGAACTACCGAGCCACAGACTCAGATAACGAAGAATTTTGTGACTCAATGGAGCATCTAGCCATGGAAGAG gGGTTGGGTACATCAAAAGTCCCGTCGTCCGGACCACAAGCTGCCTCCGCAAGGCGAAAAGACCTTTGGGTTGACAGCAAGACGCCAGTGAATGGAAGTGACGATCAGGCACTCGAGGAAAAACCCCATATTGAAGAGGGGATCTGCACAATCCAGCACAACAGCTCCTTGTCAAGAGGAAGAG GATCTCAGTCTCCGCGGACCGCCTGTGCTTCTCACCTGTGTGTCAACGTAGAGGCGGCCTGTTGTTGCATCTCACAGAACAGGCTGTCTGTCAGCCCTGCCCAGGGAAACATCAACGAGCAGATTGCCGTGGCGCTGCTGAGGCTGCAGGACGACATGGCCCATGTGCTGCACAGGCTGCACACGCTGGAGGTGCTCACTGTGTCCCAG TCAAGATCACCTTCGCCAAGGCAGGAAGATTCCCTATCCCTTGCACGACAG TTCCACAGGCAGTCTTGGTGGCCTTTTCACTTGTCTCCAGTTACGGTGGTGTTGACCACAATCTGGCCCCTCATTGCCCATTGGCTGGTGCACCTCTACTTACAGTGGAAGAGAAG GAAAATCATTTGA